The genomic DNA TGGTTCCTTAATTGGAATGTCATTTCTACGACTTGTCCGACTCCGGTGGCGCCGACAGGATGGCCCTTTGCTTTCAAGCCGCCGGAAGTATTGACCGGTAATTTTCCGCCAAGACGAGTATGTCCATCCATAGTAAACGGACCGCCTTTTCCCTTTTCCACGAAGCCCAGATCCTCTATATTGATGATCTCGGTGATCGTAAAACAGTCATGGCATTCCAGAACATCGATATCTTTTCTTTCCAAACCCGACATCTTGAACGCCTCTGCAGCGGCTTGAAGCGAGGCCGGAAAACTTACCGAATCTTTCTTTAAAGCCACATTAAAGTAATCTCCGCCGATTCCTGATCCTTTTACTAAAATGTAATCCTTTCTCAACGATTTCGCTTTTTCTTTTGTCGTAATAATTACGGCGGCGGACGCGTCCGTCACTAAGGAGACATCATGAAACCCGAATGGAGTTGTGACCATTCTCGCTCTCATGATATTATTAAACGAAATTTCTTTTTGTTTATGAGCGAAAGGGTTTAAGCTCCCGTGAAAGTAATTTTTTTCTGCGACCTTTGATAACATTTCCTTAGTCGTACCGAATTCGTGCATGTGTCGGGTCGCATTGAGTGCAAAACCCGACGGCCCCGAAATACAGTATCCGCCTTCCACGTCTTGGTCCTGTCCACGCGCGACGATTTCCATAGTAGTTTCAGGGTCCAGGCCGTTCATCTTTTCTACTCCCAAAACTAGAACGGTATCGTACAACCCCGACGCGACCGCAAGAAATCCCTGCCTCATTGCGATTCCACCGGAAGCACAAGCGCCTTCGGTTCTTATCGCCGGCCTATCGCCTAATCCTAGTAAGTTGGCTGCGTAAGAACCCATCGTATTCTGAGAGTTGAATTCATTACCCGCATAATTTCCCACATAGACGGCTTGAATTTCCTTCCGATCGATTCCCGAGTCCTTAATGGCTCCGTTGCCCGCTTCGGTTACCAAATCCCTAAGCGTTCTGTCTTTATGATTTCCATGGAGCGTCTCGTATGCTCCTACGATCGCGACTTCTCTCATGCGATTATAAACCTATCCCTGCGCCGCCGTCCACACGGAGATACGTTCCGGTGATGTACGACGCCTTATCCGACAGGAAGAATTCTACCGCGTTCGCGATTTCTTGCTGCGTTCCCGGCCTCTTTAACGGAATGAACGAAGGGTCCGTTAGTTTCTTTTGAACCTCTTCGGAAAGGGAGGATGTCATATCCGTTTGAACATAGCCGGGGCATACCGCATTTACCAATACACCGCGACCGGAGAATTCTCTTGCAGCGACTTTCGTTAATGCAATAACGGCGGCCTTAGAAGAGGAATAGTTTGCTTGGCCGGGTTGTCCGGTTAGGCCTGACAATGAAGAAATATTTACGATCCTCGCTGAAGGCGCTTTCAGAAGCAATTTTGAAGCGGACTTAGTCATAAGGAAAACGCCTTTTGCATTTACGTCCATGACGAAATCGAATTCTTGCTCAGTCATACGAATGAATAAATTGTCTTTTAAAACTCCGGCATTATTTACTAAGAAGTCCAATTTGCCGAATTTGTCTTTCACGGCCGCGATGACTGCATCGCAATCTTCCGGTTTGGTAACGTTTGCAGCGACTCCGATCGCTTTTACCCCGAATTCTTTAGCGATCTCAGCGGCAGCTTGCTCTATATGCTCCTTATTTAAATCGGCGACAACGATATCTCCGCCTTCTTTCGCGATCGTATTTGCAATCGCTCTTCCTAATCCTCTTGGAGAAGCAGCTCCGGTAATTAATGCGACTTTGCCTTCGAATTGTTTTGCCATTATTGGATTCCTCTTAATAGTTTCGAATTAGATCCGTTCCCGGAAAGGTTATGAAACCGTTTTTCTTTCTTAATAGAACGATTGTTCTGGCTAAACTTCATTTTATACCGTCCTGCCGACAAGGAAAATTCCAATTCTAATTTTTCGATAAAACGCTGTTCGGTCGATTTGAACATTTGTTCGCATTCATTCATCTTTATCGGTGTGGATTATTTCGATTCGTTTTTCAAAATGAATGAATGGAAAGAAACTCCCGATTCGCTAATAGATTTGTCGTAACTCTATTCACTTATATTTTTGAACGTTTAAAACCTATTGCCATCACGGAGTGTATCGTTCAAAACGGAAAAGATGTCTCTCAATATTCCGTTAGAACAGATCGGTCCTCTGAAGGCGGCTCGGATCAAAGGCGATCCAAACGGTCCGTACGTGATTTTCTTTCACGGTTATGGTGCGAACGCTTACGATCTTCTTCCGCTTTACTCTTATATGGATGTTCCTATAGGAACGAATTTTATTTTTCCGGACGGTATCCTGGAAATTCCCTTAATGCCAGGCTATAACGGAAGGGCCTGGTTTCCGATCGATATGGAAGCGTTGCAACGGGCAATGATGGCCGGGGGGTATCGTGATTTTTCGGATCGTTATCCGCAAGGGTTGGCTGAAGCGAGAGAAAAGGCCGTGCAAATGATCGAGGCTCTGAATGTTCCGATGGATCGAATCGTTATAGGAGGGTTTAGTCAAGGTTCGATGCTCGCGACCGATATCACTCTCCGAGCCGAAACAAAACCGAAAGGCTTAGTTATACTTTCCGGCACTCTAATCGATGAACCGGAATGGTCTCGGTTAGCCAAAAAGACTCCAGGTTATCCTTTTTTTCAAAGCCATGGTCGAATGGACCCCGTCCTAGGTTACCCTGCGGCAAAGAAACTGGAAACTTTATTAAAAGAAGCGGGCTGGGAGGGAGAGTTGTTGGCGTTTCCTGGTGGACATGAAATCCCGGAGGTAGTACTCCTCGCTATGAACCGTTATTTAAAAGATCTCATGCAATGACTTATTTGATCGAAAAGTATATCGCGCTCAAAAATAAGTATCGGAACTACGATACTAAGGAAGCCCTGAAACGGATGCAGGCTTTTCGGATCGCGTTGAAGGAGCTGGAAGATAAAGGATTTCGAACGGGTGTGGAGATCCTTGGTTCGATCAATTTTGGCATCGTTGAGCCGTCTTCGGATGTCGATTGTATTCTTCTACATTATTGCGATCTTCATAAGGACGAATGTCCGGAATATTGCCCCAACTTTTTATACGAAGCGGAAGAGATTAAAACGAGTCTTCGTAAACGCTTAAAAGACGAAAATCTAAAAGTGGAGTTCTTGGATTGTATCAATTTGAGAATGGTGGAAAAAGCTCTTGAATCGGGACATTTAAAGGAACACGAGGTTTTACGACGACTTCTCTTTTATAGAACGATAGGTCGCCCCGTCAATAGGCCGCTCTTTATCCCGTATTGCGAAAAATTGGAAGAAAACGAAGAGTATATTAAGGAAATCTTAGAGTGGGGCTCGGAAGCTTTACAATCATATCTAGGCACGTCGAGACATCGTTTTTCGTTTAACAAATACAATGAAAGAATCGAGAGTTCCGGGCTTCAATTGCCTCTCGGATTGAAAGAAGAACTTGCAAGCTATCTGGAAGAAGGGGAGAAAATACCCTAAGTCGGTCAAACTTCGATCAATGTCGGCTTATTTATAGAGATGTTGATCCTGGATATAATCGATTCCGTTTTTCTTTAAGTAATCGATTCCCCATTCGCTTAAAAATTCGAATAACGGCGCCAACGATCGGCCGAAGTCGGTCAGAGAATACTCCACCCGTAACGGTCTTTCGGAAATAACATCTCGATTTAAAAGTTTGTTTCCTTCCAATTCCTTTAATTGTTGAACCAAGACTTTTTCCGAAATTCCCGGCAAGTTGATCTTTATATCTTTGTAACTTTTATGTTTGAAGTGATAGAGATGAGATAGTATCAATATCTTCCATTTTCCGGTGAAAAAACTGAGAGATACGTCTACCGGACAAGTAAAGGTTTTATTATTTAGCTCAATCATGACTCTGACCGTGTTTGCAATATGAAAAAGTTTGATTTCTCTTTAAATCGTTATCGTGATTGCGAGTCGGATGCAATCCATATATAGACTGCATTGATTTATGGGACTTCGCTGAACTCGGAAAATTAATTACTCCGACAAAAATTTAATTTTCTTATGCGTTCCGTCGCAATACGGCTTATTGGAAGAGCCGCCGCATCTACACAAGTATGCTTCTTCGATACGATCGATCATATGACCCGTGCCGGTGCAAATTTCAAGATTTCCTTGTATTTTCAAAGGACCATTTTTAGTAGGAGTGATCAATAGCTTACCATTTCGGGTGACAAGCGTTTTCGGCTCTAACGCAGCGGCGGGTTCTCCGGTCGCCATGAATTGGATGGTAGTATGACTGCTATCGCAGAACGGTTTATTCTTAGACGCTCCGCATCGGCAAAGAGTGGCTCTAAACTCCAATCCATGTCCGACAATATCCATATCGGCGTTAAATGCGAGCGGCCCGTTTTCACGAACGCGAACTACATTTACGATAGGCGCGGTTTCGGATGTACTTGAATTTGTTTCGAATTTAATCGCTCCCGAAGGACAATTGAGGGCCAATTGTTTGATTTCCTCCTCCGAGGCTCGATCGGGGTAAATCCAATCTCCATCGACGTTAGGAACGAATACGTCGGGTCGACTCAATACACAATTACGAGAGTGGATGCATTTTTTCCCGTCGAAAAAGATAGTTACACTTTTGCCTTTTATCGTGTCCATAGGGATCAGCCTCTTGCTTTTAAATTATCTTGGATAAATTCCGCGCTTCCTAAAAAAATCCGATTTACCGAAGCAGTATATTATCTATTTAAAATATATTTTTAAACGAGAACATCCCGCCGAAAATTCGATCTCACAGCAAAATATTATTTACCGGTTCTAATTTCGAAGGTAATTCAGTTTCACCCAAAAATTCGCGTAAGTCAATTTCAATATTTCTACAGATCGCCGTCATAGGGATATCGTTAATAGCGTTTTCAAAAGGATTTTCACTATCATCGCCGATCTGTTCGGTCACCATAAAAACCCAGGAAATGAGAATATGCGAGGGAATCATAAGCCATACAACGGTATCACTCGCTTTTTCAAATTCACTCAAAAGGCCGAACGGAAGCAGAAGTATAAAAATCCAGACGAATACTTTACTAAAATACGAATATTGTCGAGGTAACGGAAATAATTTAATACTTTCACATTCTCCTTGGCATCGGTAGTTCTCCGTGATTACTTGGGCCATCTCGAATTTCGCCGTCGTTTCTAAAATTCCTAAATCATTCAGTTCCGTTAATCGGGCGTATTGCCGGTTCAGTATATGCGCGGCTACGTTCGTTTTTGTTTCAAGGAATGAAATTTCAGATTCATCTAAAAAGGGGATTAATTCGTCCCTCATACTCTTTTTCGTTTCAAGATGCGATTGCGTGACAAGCTTTCGCGAGGTATCCGTCTTGCTACGCGTATTAGACATCCGTAATTGGTATCGCAATGCGTTCGTAAAAGCAATTTGCCGATAGACCAGCTCTTTCCTGATTAGATGGAGCTCGGCTTCCTGCGAGGAATTTTCGGGAAGCTGATTGCGTATGTGATGCAAAACCGTCGAAGCCCAGTTGCGACTGTTATTTACGATTCGGCCCCATGTCTGTTGCGCTTCCCAGAGACGATCGTAGGAGGAGTTATTCTTGAATCCTAGGAAAAACGCTACGACCATTCCGATCAGACTGATCGGCAAGAAAGGAAGACCGGCAGTTTCGAATCCGAAGCATTTCACTAGTAAGTAAACGGAGCCGGAGATGGAGGCATAAATTAAAAGCATTTTCCAGGCATAGTGGAACATGATTGCGGGCTTTATGGAACGAGCAGTATACATTTTACTCCGGTAAATAAGGGCCGCCAGGTTCTCCCCATCCCCATTTCGGCATCGGCTCGTTCGGATTCATAAGCAGTTCGTCGGTGTTCGAGTTATTTACCGCGATTCTTGTTCCCCATTCTATATAAGCGACGAACGCAGATCTAAATTCGGGATCGCTGGGAAGATCAATCTCGTCTGCGGTTTCTAAGAGCAATCGTATCCATTGCTTTCTTTGATCTTCCGTTAAACGCTTCGAAAGATGCTTTTGAATCATTTCGTAATGACTTCCCTCTTTCGAACTGTAAATTTTTGGACCTCCGAAAACTTCGGCGATAAAATGCGCCACTCTCTGTTGGTGCTCCGGAGACATATGCTTAAAGACGGGCTCTAATAAATCATCCTGTAAAACTTTCTGATAGAAAAGTTTCGTTAGTTTCTCGAAAGCCGGCAATCCGCCGGCCCATTCATATAAGGACGGGATTTTCTTTTTTTCATTCATAGTAGTTTAAATAAATGTTAAGTTTCGTAAAACGGACTTACCGATAAGTAAGCCCGCGTTAAGAAAGGATCAATTTATATGAACATCGAGCCCCGGTTTCGGTATTCGTCAACAGGAATAAGTCGATTTCTATTAGGGAAAAAAGGAGAAATTTGCGGAGAAGGGATTACTTTTTTACGACGGTGTTTTTACTTTCTCGGTGACCTGGACCGGATCGGATAGATGACGTATATCCATTCCGGTGTTAAGGCGCACGAGCTCTTCGGCGATGTTTACCGCATAGTCGCCGGCTCGTTCGATTCCTAAGATTATTCTGTATAAATCGGCGAATTGGTTTTTGTCCAGCCTAGGGTCCATCACGAATTTTAGAAAGGCGCCGTTACAAAGGTTGTTCAATTCTTCTTCGACAGTATGAACCGAACCATAGAATCGGTTCTTTTCCTCGACAAGAGATTCTACTGCCATTCCGACAAGAGTTACGACTCGGGAGAGCATTTTATCAAGGATTTCCTCCTGACGAAAAAATCCCTTCGGTAGCAATCCTCTTCTGTAGCACGTAGCGCAGTTTACGATCTGGTCCCCCATTCTTTCCAAATTGCGGTTAATTCTGATTGCGGACAGAGCAAATCGAAGCGGGTCTTTCTTTAACACGACTTCGCCGTCTACTTGGTCCATTCCCAATAAATTACGATTAGCAACAGCCTCTAAAATCGCATTCTGCGAAAGGTTATCATTCTGTTTTTCTAAACTATCAATCAAGTCGTCGCGTTCTATCACTTGCTTTGCTAGATCCGGATTTTCCTGTTCGATCGCATCGCCAAAAACTAAAATCTGCTCCAGACATAATTCGGCCATAGCGTACAAGTTGCGTCTGAGATAATCGAATTTAGAAGCCATCTGATAAGCGAACCAGTCAGAATGTAGTCGTAATTTCGATCAAGGTCAAGATGATTTTTTCCTTAGAAGAACTTTGTAACATATCTCTCGGATATCGAAGCGTAGATCCCGTTTCTACTACGTTTATATCGGCGTAACGAGAAAAATCTCAGTAGCGCCGGCACAGTTGTATCTCCATGTCTTACAAGAATCTAATGTAATCGAGCGAGGCCTATGGTAGGCTCTGTATAAGAAGGTAGAGCATCGAAACAAAAGAAGCGTATTGAAGTAAGAATCCTGTAAATCGGATATTTACGGGCCATTCGCCGCCCCCACTTAGGTGTGCGGATGTTTGGAGAATTCTAGATGCGAATGCGGTCCATGCGAATAAATCAAACATGGCCGGATTAGGATCCAATATTGCCCCTGCAAAAACTAGAACCGCAAAGATAGGTAGATTCTCTAAACAATTTAAATGGGCCCGATATAATCTCCAGTAGAAGTCGCTTCCGTGTTGGATCCACGCAGGAAACTCGTTCGATTTCTTCTTTCCTGTAAGCACTAGGGTTACTCGAAATAGAATAATTCCGAAACCTAAAAGCAAGGTCCAGCTCGTAAATGATAAGAGAGCGTGTAAGGAACTGTACATAGTCCGTTAATAGAAAGTGAAGTCGCTTCGCTGGCAAGAATAATTTAACGTCGTCATCATGACGAAAATCACTATGTTTGTTCTTTCAGTAGCGATTCGAAATGATCGCTAATCTCCGTCCGCATTAGACGGCATAGCGGGTACTCCTAACACCGAAAGTAAATCGGTTCCGGTAAGAGTTCTCAGAGTTTTCAATTTTATCCAAAGCGGGGAAACTTGCGCGTTAATTGTGGAAGACCCCGCGCCGATGTCGGCGTACAGGTCGGAGGCTCCGGCGGTTTTTGCCTGCAAAGTCGTTTTTAAGTCTGCAATCGCATTCTTGATATTCGCGTCTACGGAGGAATTTTGGGCTTGGACCATTACGGAAAGCGACTTCGCTTGGGAATCCCCCGTATTTCCGACATAGGCAAATTCGATACCGTAAACATTATCCAACAAGTCTTGGTATGCGTTTCTAGAAAAAATCGCTTCCGTTAAGTTCGAATGAGCTGTGCCTGCGGAACTTAAACTTAAACCGGCAGGGGTTCCCGTTTTTTGATCTCGCGTTACCTCCGCCAAGCTTGCAATTTTCGTAACGTATGTGTCGAAAGCTTCTTTCGAGGATTGAAAATAACCGCTACCGCCGACATAGTTCCCGATAAAATTTCCGCCGGTCGATTTCCACTGGCTGTTTAAATTTCTTGCATCATCATAGATAACCTGCGCGAGGGCTTGAATATAATCCAATCTACGTTGATAACCGGCATTAGAACCGTTCGCGGCAAGGATATTCGCGGAACTTGAAATATTCGCGTCATTCCCGTCCGAACTGAAGATCAACATTTCTAACGCTTCGAAGCCTCTGCGAACCGTACTGTACGTTAATACGTTACTTTCATTTATAGTGGGAAAGCTTGCAGTATTGGTAAGCACTGCCGAGATATTGTTCCATTTGGGTCGCTGTAATTTTTCGAATCCGTCTAAATTAGTGAAATAGTATCCGGGTGGGTTTTCGGCAGGACCGAAATAAAAAACTTCAGATTTTTTTAATGAACTTCTCGCGGTTTTCCAAGCTTGTTGCAGATTCGAGAGCTTAGTTGCGTTGGTCGGATCCGAACAATAGTTTTGCGCCGAGGTCGTTAGACTTAAAGTCTTATTCTCCAGGTCTTGCAGCGTAGGTAGGATAAGATTGTTTCCCGAATAGGTTAGGAATTCCGTATAGGACGGTTGCGCAGCTAGTAAGAACGCGACGGTCGTCATATCCGTTCCTTTATTCGGTTGGCAAGAAAATGAACAGAACGTTGAGAAGCCCGCAAATAATATTGTCGAGGCCGTTGAATTGAAATTAGAATGATATTTCATTGTTGCCCTGCTTTAAAGTGAATTTAGGAATTTAAGTAAATCGTTTCTATCGGATGCGGACAGCAGTTGAAAATTCGATCTTGCGCCTGCCGCCTCTCCTCCGTGCCATAAGATTGCCTCTTCCGGCCCGTTGGCTCTTCCATCGTGGAGTAGTCTTTGGTGTCCGTTGACATTTTGAATTAAACCTAGCCCCCAAAGCGGCGGAGTTCTCCATTCGTTTCCGGTCGCGTCAAAGTCGGATCGTCCGTCGGCTAAGCCGGATCCCATATCGTGCAGAAGCAAGTCCGTATAAGGCTTTATGTATTGGGATGAGTTTTCCGGAAAATCGGGTACGACGCCTGTCACCGTTAAAGGCTTGTGACAAGAGGCACAACCGATGGAAATAAACAACTGTTTTCCATGTACGACTTGGGTATCGTTAACGGATCGTCGACCGGGAGCACCAACGAGTTGCCCGTAAAAATTTATCGGATCAACGATGCTGGAAGTGATCTCCGGGTCGCCCGATCCGTTTGCGGCATCCAAACAAATTGTTTGAATCGTCGGACAATTATCCGTAGGGTTTAAAGGACTTGTTATGCCGATATCTCCGAGAAATGCATCCTGATTCTGCTGAGACAAGCTAGGTTGATTCGCTTTCCAACCGAAACGACCTAACGCTTTTTTTCCCGCGGCAGTATCCCAAACATAATTAGGTTTTCCTGAAATTCCGTCTCCGTCCGCATCGTTTGGATCCGCCCAGGATAGAATCGTACTTTCAGGTATCGCTTCCAGTAATCCTAATCCGGCAATCATCGGAGCTACTCTAGGAGAATAATGGAATCCGCCCGCGGCGCTCGTGGGATCTCCGAAATTCCAACCGGAAAACGAATACGATGGTTGTGAAAGTGTAACGGAAGTTCCGTCCGTATAAGTGGTACCTGAGCAGGTCGCGCAAACGGGTGCGGCGACAGAATTATAAGTTACGGATGCGTGTCCTTCTTCAGGAGTTGCAGCCACAGTGTGCGACGTGGGATGAAGATTTGTAAAACTTGAAATTCCTTGCTGATTCAATTGAAGCCCGTAATTGTCGGTCGGAATCGGACCTCCAGTCGTGGAGTTAGCGCCGTCTTTGGACAACCTCAACAACATACTAACGGCAATATCGAAAGAACCCCCGTAAGTCGGAGGAGAAGCGCCGTTATTCGGAGGAGCTCCTCTCCCATCTTTTTTGTGGCAGGCTTGGCAGGAGCTTGCGTTGAACGTGGGCCCTTTCCCGGAAAGAGCGCTATTTCCTTCTTGAGACCAATTCGTATTAAAGAACGCGTGCCCTGCGTTGAATTGAGTCGAACCGTCTATCCGAAGATTGAAAGCAGGTAGGCTAAACGCGTTGACCGTATTGTCAAATACGGTTGTCCAACCTCCGGAATATGCCTCGCCTGGGTCCTGATTTAGATTCAACAAAATAAAGGCCATTTCGGCTGCGTTGTTTTTCGATTCGTGTTTGCAGGAACAGAAAGGCGGAACAAGCAGCAGAATAACGGCCGCGATTCCCGTAGAAAGCCGGGTCAGCTTAGGTAAAAATTTCTCGGATTTGACCGAAGGGAGTGATTTAAAATTACAGTTCATTTTTTTTCTTTAAGTATCAGGTTATGCTTTTGTTTCAGTTCGGTTAAATATCACTTATTGGTAAAGTCTGTGATCGTAATTCCCAGAGCCGTCGCAGCCGTAACAAAATCCTTCTTCAATCGGTCGCCGATCAATACTTGAGCGTTCTGAAGAGTTTGATAATCCGGGCTTTGAGATCCCGGAAAACCGTTGAATCCATTCATTATGATCTGGTCATAGCGCCCGGTTATTGATCCGGATGGGCAGGCAGAAGTATAATTCGGATCGGCGATACTCTCTACGTTGTTGACGCAGAATGTGTCTCTCGCTTGTGTGATTTCGGCGTTTATATTTCCTTGACCTAAGATTCCTAATAATGCGGACAATCCCGGTCCGGTGCTGGAAGGATTATTTTTTACTAATGTATAACTTCCGCTCCAAAGATTCAAAACGCTTTGGGCGTCGTAGTAAAAGTCGGATTTAGTATTGTCGCTAAAGCAAGAGTGTTCGTCTTCCTGATCATGAGCGTAAATTCCTTTTAACCGATCTCCTCCCCATTCCCCGGCGATAAACTTTCCTAACCCTCGAAATACCTGAGTGAGCGATGCGTTCGGGTCCGCTAGAAACGCTTGTCGATACGGGCCCGGAGCGCTCGAAGTTCCCCATGCGTCCCTGACTAATTTTAAATGACCGACTAACGCGTCTGTGACGGTTTTTAGATAATTCCCGCGGTTGCTTCCGGTTCCGCCGTTATTTCCGCCTTGTCCATTGCTATTGCAAGTGGTCGGAGAACCTGTAAAGCAAGTGTAATCGGCAAGCCCCGCTACTTGATTGTAAGTCTGAGGACTTCCGGAATTATCCTGTCCCCAGAGGAGGTATTCGATCGCATGCCATCCCGTTAGAATAATGGTCGTATCGTCGGTATTCCCGGGTGATCCGATGGAAATATCTCCGTTTCTAGCTAAAATCGAGGCAAAACTCGTCGTGTTGTTTCCGCCCTGAACATAATTATCGATTGCTATTTCGTCTAACGGCCATGAGTTGATGAGACTCTCGCAAGCATAAGTCGTATCGCCGACATAATTAGTTCCTGCCCCGCAACCTTGCCAGCTGATGCTTGAGATGCTGGCCACGTCGATCGGCCCTCCGGCAAATCGAAACGCTTCGGTAAGTAAGTAGGAAGCCCTGGCTTTGATCCAAGCGCTCTTAGCGGCGATTAGGTTTGCCGCGCTCGGAGTCGTCACGAAGGTATTTACCGCAGTTTGAAGAACGGTTAAGTCTTGGTAATTTTTATTATAAGATTCGTAAGCCAAGTCGGCGTAGCGACTCACGACTTGCTGTCTCGAGGCGGAAGGCTGGTTACCTAAAATCGCGGCTAAGGCCATGGAAGAATCGCCTTTCTTTCCGTTCGTGCAGGATAAAAGAATTCCGATGAATAGAATCGGGAACCCAGAGTTAATTGTCCGACGCATAAATTTCGCTCCTAAAATAATTTCAAATTTCTCCGGAAAAATCCCCGAGAGGCGTCACCTAACGGGGCCAGAGTTGAACTGTGGGATGACTCCCTCCGGACTCCGCTGGGAACCGGCCTGATAATGCAGATGAGAATCAATCTCAAAAAATGTCAAGAAAATTTTACCTTTAACCTTCCTTATCGAGAATGGCAGACATATAAAGATTCCGCTCTTTTCGCCGAATTGTATCCTTCTGTTAGCGAATCCTTATGGAGCAAAGGGGGAGTTCATTTGTCCTTTTTTTGATAATGAGGATGATTCTCAGAAATATTTAGCCAATTAAACTGTCAATCCAATTTTTTAGCCTAGGTACTTGCAAAGTTTTATCAAAGCTCAGAAGATTCTGCGAAGCTTAAACTTCCGGCGCGAGGCCATGGGACGAGTCGTCAGTCAAAATTTCGAACGCGGCAGAGCGAGAGGAGAAAAGTCGTAAAGGAGACGTTTCTCCGCGCCTAGTGACAAAAAGTTCGGCCCTGCCTAGTTTCGTATTCAAACAGTATTTCCAACCACCCGGAGGATTATTGTATCGTAAGCAAGCGAAGTCGGATCGATTTGCGTGAATCCTTCCTTCGATTTTAATTTCGGAAGACGAAGCGGAGAATTTCCAATCGAAGTAGGAATAGGAAGCTCTAAAAAGAGACTTTAGCGGGTCGTTTAATTTATATTCAAGATTTCTAAATCGAAGAACGATAGGAGTAATTCCCGGAGTCCAAAAAGGGCCTAATTTCAGTTTTG from Leptospira fainei serovar Hurstbridge str. BUT 6 includes the following:
- a CDS encoding di-heme oxidoreductase family protein gives rise to the protein MNCNFKSLPSVKSEKFLPKLTRLSTGIAAVILLLVPPFCSCKHESKNNAAEMAFILLNLNQDPGEAYSGGWTTVFDNTVNAFSLPAFNLRIDGSTQFNAGHAFFNTNWSQEGNSALSGKGPTFNASSCQACHKKDGRGAPPNNGASPPTYGGSFDIAVSMLLRLSKDGANSTTGGPIPTDNYGLQLNQQGISSFTNLHPTSHTVAATPEEGHASVTYNSVAAPVCATCSGTTYTDGTSVTLSQPSYSFSGWNFGDPTSAAGGFHYSPRVAPMIAGLGLLEAIPESTILSWADPNDADGDGISGKPNYVWDTAAGKKALGRFGWKANQPSLSQQNQDAFLGDIGITSPLNPTDNCPTIQTICLDAANGSGDPEITSSIVDPINFYGQLVGAPGRRSVNDTQVVHGKQLFISIGCASCHKPLTVTGVVPDFPENSSQYIKPYTDLLLHDMGSGLADGRSDFDATGNEWRTPPLWGLGLIQNVNGHQRLLHDGRANGPEEAILWHGGEAAGARSNFQLLSASDRNDLLKFLNSL
- a CDS encoding imelysin family protein, which encodes MRRTINSGFPILFIGILLSCTNGKKGDSSMALAAILGNQPSASRQQVVSRYADLAYESYNKNYQDLTVLQTAVNTFVTTPSAANLIAAKSAWIKARASYLLTEAFRFAGGPIDVASISSISWQGCGAGTNYVGDTTYACESLINSWPLDEIAIDNYVQGGNNTTSFASILARNGDISIGSPGNTDDTTIILTGWHAIEYLLWGQDNSGSPQTYNQVAGLADYTCFTGSPTTCNSNGQGGNNGGTGSNRGNYLKTVTDALVGHLKLVRDAWGTSSAPGPYRQAFLADPNASLTQVFRGLGKFIAGEWGGDRLKGIYAHDQEDEHSCFSDNTKSDFYYDAQSVLNLWSGSYTLVKNNPSSTGPGLSALLGILGQGNINAEITQARDTFCVNNVESIADPNYTSACPSGSITGRYDQIIMNGFNGFPGSQSPDYQTLQNAQVLIGDRLKKDFVTAATALGITITDFTNK